The sequence AGTTTTTGCGCAACCCGGCCGTAGAGCTCCACACGCTTTCGGTCCGTGATCGCTTCGGCGATCATGGCATTACCGGATTGGCGATCGTCCGGTACACGGAAGCCGGCGCGGAAATCGACACGCTGCTTCTCAGTTGCCGCGTGCTGGGGCGCCGTGTCGAAGACACCTTGCTCTCCTTTCTGGCGAGCCGAGCGCGCGATCGAGGTGCCAGCCAGTTCGTGGGTAAATACATCGCCACGCCGAAAAACGGTCAGGTCAGCACATTTTTTACCGATCGCGGGTTCGCGACGACGGGCGACGGAAAATTCGCCCTGGACCTGGCGGCCACCCAATTGCCGCTTCCCTCGGAAATCAAATTAATTGCCCCGCAATATGCGCACTCAGATTAAAACGGTCATCGCCGAGGTGCTGGGCATCTCGCCCGACGCGATCGCCGATGATGCATCGACCGAAACGGTCGCCGAATGGGATTCCCTCAAGCATTTGGAGCTAATGATGGCGATCGAGGCGGCCTTCAACACGCGCATCAATACGGCCGCTATGCTCGAGCTGCATTCGATCGACGCCATCGAGAGCTATATCAGCGCGCAACATAATCGGTAACCTGGCGGCGGGACAGCGAACCCTGCGTCCTGCGGACTCTAATATTAAAGGTCATAGCGAGCCCCGGCCGGTTAGTATCGTGAAAGGTCGCAACTTAAAGATCGACTGGTGGCCCGCCGACGAGGTCCCTCAGTTGCAGGGAGTGATCGACGAGCATTGGCGGAACGGACATGTGTTAGCACGCGACGCCGAGCTGTTGCGCTGGCAATATCGCCATCCGACAGACCCTTCGGTGTTGTCCGTGCTGCGGGCGCGGGATGAAGAGGGGCTGGCCGGCGTGTTGGGTACGAACCTGGTTGACTTCAGCGTCCAGGGGCGACGCACGCCGGGAGTGTGGCTGGCCCTCTGGTTCAATATCAAGCACGCGGCTGCCGGCACCGGATTGATGCTGTTGCGCGCCGCGATGGAAGGAGACGCGAAGGTCGTGGCCTGCCTGGGTTTCAACGATATCGCGGAGCGTATTTATCGCGGCCTGCGTTTCACGGTCATCGAGGAACTTCCCCGCTGGATTTGCCTGGCCAATGCCGATGCCTTCCGGGCACTTTTAGAGATGGAGCAGAGTCACGCCGCCGCCGACCTGCAGGCGACCGTCGCGGCGCTGAGCCACGATCAGAGCCGCCACACGACGGCAGCCGCGCGACTGATCGCCTGGGACGAAGGGCTCGCCGATCGGTGGAACGCGAAATGGGACCATGAATTGTCCAAGCAATGTATAGGAACGTGGCGGAACTTCGACTATCTGCGGTGGCGGTATGCCGAGCATCCCCGGTTTCAATATCAACTGCTTTTTGCGGAAGATGCCGGCGGGGCCATCTCGGGCCTGGTCGTCTTCCGCTACGAGCGCGTGGCGGCCTCGGACCTGCAGGTGGTTCGCATTCTAGAACTGCTCGGCAATGAAGACGCGTGCGCACTCCTGGCCGCAGCGGTCCGCGAGAAAGCGTGCGCCGCGGGAGCCGCCTTCGCCGACTTTTTTTGCACGCGGCCTGGCATTGCTGCACCACTTACCGAGGCGGGCTTCCACCGCGAACGATCGCTTCCGGCCACGATTCCCATGCTATTTCAGCCCCTGGA comes from Pirellulales bacterium and encodes:
- a CDS encoding acyl carrier protein; this encodes MRTQIKTVIAEVLGISPDAIADDASTETVAEWDSLKHLELMMAIEAAFNTRINTAAMLELHSIDAIESYISAQHNR